The following proteins are co-located in the BD1-7 clade bacterium genome:
- the intA_1 gene encoding Prophage integrase IntA, whose product MTTHKQLLALSPREKRYRHFVGESLYLNVFPNGTKSWGYKFYFSQAERSISLGQFPSVSLKQAREAKVDTRRLIDKGIDPVSYRKRQKMHKKAREENQFQYVSLEWLHKSLDDWSDLYGLQVGRLKENYLDTAFNKRPIDEISPPELLEVLRKIEARGTLETAQRVFSIASRIFRYAVATGRVKRDITTDLRGALKTPKPKHLAAITCPKEFGQFLKKIDEYWGTPQVANALRMAPHVFVRPGELRKAKWSEFDFIKRRWLIPAERMKMRADHIVPLTPQVIAILEDQRQYSGKRQYVFPSPAKPQKPLSENALPVALKKLGYGEKASAHGFRASARTLLDEELQFPIDWIEQQLAHQVRDSLGRAYNRTTHIKGRTDMMTAWSNYLDELKHPHQ is encoded by the coding sequence GTGACAACACACAAACAACTTTTAGCCCTGTCACCCAGAGAAAAAAGGTACCGCCACTTTGTTGGTGAAAGCCTGTATCTCAACGTCTTTCCCAATGGCACTAAAAGCTGGGGCTACAAATTCTATTTTTCACAAGCCGAACGCTCAATCAGCTTGGGCCAGTTTCCAAGTGTCAGTTTGAAACAAGCTCGAGAAGCCAAAGTGGATACTCGCCGTTTAATCGATAAAGGTATCGATCCAGTAAGCTATAGAAAACGGCAAAAGATGCACAAGAAAGCGCGCGAGGAAAATCAATTTCAATACGTATCGTTAGAGTGGTTGCACAAAAGTCTCGATGACTGGTCTGACCTATACGGCCTGCAGGTCGGCCGGCTGAAAGAAAACTATCTAGACACTGCCTTCAACAAACGCCCCATCGACGAAATTTCACCGCCTGAACTCCTCGAAGTTCTGCGCAAAATAGAAGCGCGAGGCACGTTAGAAACTGCACAACGTGTATTCAGCATTGCCAGCCGAATCTTTCGCTATGCCGTAGCAACTGGCCGGGTCAAACGAGATATCACGACAGACCTGCGCGGGGCACTGAAAACACCGAAGCCAAAGCACTTAGCAGCGATCACCTGCCCCAAAGAATTCGGTCAATTTCTCAAGAAAATCGATGAATACTGGGGTACCCCACAAGTTGCAAATGCCTTACGTATGGCGCCCCACGTGTTCGTGCGGCCAGGTGAGTTACGTAAAGCAAAATGGTCAGAGTTCGACTTTATCAAACGCCGTTGGCTGATTCCTGCAGAACGAATGAAAATGCGCGCAGACCACATCGTTCCTCTAACACCACAAGTGATCGCAATATTGGAAGATCAACGCCAATATTCGGGCAAGCGACAATACGTCTTTCCATCACCTGCCAAGCCGCAAAAACCACTGTCAGAAAATGCCCTCCCGGTTGCGCTAAAAAAACTTGGCTATGGAGAAAAAGCGTCTGCTCACGGATTCAGAGCTTCCGCCCGCACTCTGCTCGATGAAGAACTCCAATTCCCCATCGACTGGATAGAACAACAATTAGCGCATCAAGTGAGAGACTCACTGGGTCGCGCTTACAACCGTACCACCCACATCAAAGGCCGAACTGACATGATGACGGCTTGGAGTAACTATCTCGATGAACTCAAACACCCACATCAATAA
- the intA_2 gene encoding Prophage integrase IntA: MKLTNAQVRALKPQDKAYKIADGAGLYLNVAKTGTKSWRFKYVFNNKEQTLTIGLYPEITLKRAREKHFEAKQMLQEGINPSQHKQKMKKLQDDAGKNSFDYIAMEWFEKEKDNWSSSHRNRIESLLVKDICPFIGKQALDNLSAPDILGTLRKIEKRGAIETAHRAKYIIGQVSRYGIATGRCERDYTPDLKGALKRPVEKHLASITDPKRVADLLNAIDEYEGTPFVRNALMLAPLVFVRPGELRQAEWTEINFEKARWEIPAEKMKMRQPHIVPLSDQALAILNEQHERTSHRQYVFPGFVSPRKPMSDNTMRSALRRMGFGNTEMSVHGFRAMARTLLDEELNYRIEWIEQQLAHSVRDANGRAYNRTTYLKQRTEMMQGWADYLDQLKTEAVKQLAS, from the coding sequence GTGAAACTCACGAATGCACAAGTCCGGGCGCTAAAACCGCAGGACAAAGCCTACAAAATTGCCGATGGTGCTGGCCTTTATTTAAACGTCGCCAAGACTGGAACCAAATCTTGGCGCTTCAAATACGTGTTCAACAACAAAGAACAAACCTTAACGATTGGCCTATACCCAGAGATCACACTCAAACGGGCACGCGAAAAACACTTCGAAGCCAAACAAATGCTGCAAGAAGGCATCAACCCATCGCAGCACAAACAGAAGATGAAGAAGCTACAGGATGATGCGGGTAAAAATAGTTTCGATTACATCGCTATGGAATGGTTTGAAAAGGAAAAAGATAACTGGTCATCCAGCCACCGAAATCGCATAGAGAGCTTGCTGGTAAAAGATATCTGCCCTTTCATAGGCAAGCAGGCGCTCGATAACCTCAGTGCGCCAGACATTTTAGGCACCTTGCGTAAGATCGAAAAACGCGGTGCTATAGAAACCGCCCACCGCGCCAAGTATATTATTGGTCAAGTTTCTCGCTATGGAATAGCCACCGGTCGCTGCGAACGAGACTACACACCAGACCTGAAAGGTGCCTTGAAAAGGCCTGTCGAAAAACATCTAGCATCCATCACCGACCCAAAACGTGTTGCCGATCTTCTTAATGCCATTGACGAATATGAAGGCACGCCCTTTGTTAGAAATGCCCTAATGCTTGCCCCACTCGTGTTCGTGCGCCCCGGAGAGCTACGGCAAGCAGAATGGACTGAAATTAACTTCGAGAAAGCACGATGGGAAATTCCTGCCGAAAAAATGAAGATGCGGCAACCGCACATCGTGCCACTTAGCGATCAAGCGCTTGCAATATTGAACGAACAACACGAACGAACCAGCCATCGGCAATATGTTTTTCCCGGATTTGTTAGCCCTCGAAAACCAATGAGTGACAACACCATGCGATCAGCATTACGCAGAATGGGATTCGGTAACACCGAAATGTCAGTCCATGGTTTTCGCGCCATGGCCCGGACACTGCTCGATGAAGAGCTCAATTATCGGATCGAATGGATTGAACAACAGCTTGCTCATTCGGTTAGAGACGCGAACGGCCGAGCTTACAATCGAACCACCTATCTCAAACAACGTACAGAAATGATGCAAGGCTGGGCTGACTACCTTGATCAACTCAAAACAGAGGCTGTGAAGCAGCTGGCATCCTAA
- the zot gene encoding Zona occludens toxin, which produces MPISAYVGLPRSGKSYSVVEHVILPALKSGREVLSNIPMNDDVVFEEFGVLPTYFETQQALDNPSFFDDVPHGAIVILDEAWRLWPSGIKANNARDGDKAFLAEHGHRSANGHVIEVILVTQDLTQIASFARNLIETTYRTVKLSAVGQDNRFRVDIYQGAVSGPNPPKRLRSDQRFGSYQESVYKYYVSQTQGDGQHSSEAKSDKRSNILTAAWLKWGIVLMVSLSILSFFGLKQVYQGYANAGQSKGAEESTSSGIPVVNPVVISDKSIVRPKPSKPDYLEGREIEITWNMGRYPDIDYRFRVSKGSSYFELSESDIQRLGYSLSAINQCLVVIKRELSSHLATCHASDKSDSLVNFDWGVSSEEG; this is translated from the coding sequence ATGCCAATTTCTGCTTATGTCGGACTACCAAGGTCGGGCAAATCATACTCGGTTGTTGAACACGTTATCCTTCCTGCGTTGAAGTCTGGTCGAGAAGTGTTATCGAATATTCCAATGAATGATGATGTTGTTTTTGAGGAGTTCGGCGTTCTGCCTACGTATTTCGAAACTCAACAAGCCTTGGATAACCCCTCTTTTTTTGACGATGTTCCACACGGTGCAATTGTTATTCTTGATGAAGCTTGGCGATTATGGCCTTCTGGCATTAAGGCGAATAATGCCAGGGATGGTGATAAAGCTTTTTTAGCTGAGCATGGCCATAGATCAGCGAACGGGCACGTCATTGAAGTTATTTTAGTCACTCAGGACCTGACGCAAATTGCATCATTTGCCCGAAACCTTATCGAGACAACTTATCGAACCGTAAAGCTAAGTGCTGTCGGGCAGGATAATCGATTCAGAGTTGATATTTATCAGGGTGCTGTATCTGGTCCAAATCCACCTAAAAGGTTGAGGAGTGACCAACGTTTTGGTTCTTATCAAGAGTCGGTATACAAGTACTATGTTTCACAAACTCAAGGTGATGGTCAGCATTCTTCTGAAGCAAAGTCTGATAAGAGATCCAATATATTGACTGCCGCATGGCTTAAATGGGGAATTGTATTGATGGTTTCCTTATCAATTCTCTCGTTTTTTGGCCTCAAACAAGTTTATCAAGGTTATGCAAACGCTGGTCAATCTAAGGGTGCTGAGGAGTCGACCAGTTCGGGTATCCCTGTAGTTAATCCGGTGGTTATATCTGATAAGTCTATTGTTCGGCCTAAGCCTTCAAAGCCTGACTATCTTGAAGGGCGTGAGATTGAGATTACCTGGAATATGGGTCGTTATCCGGATATCGATTACCGCTTCAGGGTTTCAAAAGGATCTTCTTATTTTGAGCTTTCTGAATCAGATATACAGCGGCTTGGTTATTCATTGAGTGCTATCAATCAATGCTTAGTTGTTATTAAACGTGAATTGTCCAGCCATTTAGCCACATGTCATGCATCTGACAAATCTGATTCCCTAGTTAATTTTGATTGGGGCGTGTCTTCTGAGGAGGGTTAG